In Megalopta genalis isolate 19385.01 chromosome 17, iyMegGena1_principal, whole genome shotgun sequence, a single genomic region encodes these proteins:
- the lov gene encoding BTB/POZ domain-containing jim lovell protein has product MSSAADSPDGLALQSHYSLRWNNHQTHILQAFEALLHAEILVDVTLVCADNSYKAHKVVLSACSPFFERIFAEHPCKHPVIVLKDFPGNEVEALIDFMYRGEVRVGRDNLPGLMRAAESLQVRGLASSEPRPASPPETPTADLLLGEPSTPEGARHSTPEEDDNASESTAPASTREPMTATTPTIYHPARDHRDRLPHMSHLNFGMRELRESCPSPLLPRRKQARPRRRSSDLVPQDLSRPHPPASLSPPTSGLNLSGGSQLQSQHHQHHQQSSISQNQQHQQEDIAENLSMKRTLSPSGLDQHHMKAESSETTSSPRGSPLTGTSLLHPDGSLQDIPSAAAAAAAAAAAAGLPGISALSLTPPHHHSEYLTSLGQLAAQWLPNHPQSQLPPPHPGHHPREGSPHGSSRTHPYQQSQQQQQQQQQQESPLTPRRSSVASMFPLDGVATLGGGLFPHAGALDRGSLLADIHDSFKPETLHGLFGAAGLGGHHPGKKPKKHRGDGDTPRRWGDHGSRGLPVGRPKGQHSAPRGGPPRSWTNAELTEALQHVWNKKMTTSQASRIFGIPYNSLLMYVRGKYGKSLKLEQLRRDCTGATAGDVVMNSLNNNVKTVQPPTQMAHPLSGLPPHPGDDSGFPHHSLLGGNLPQGFFPDFATAAFPVPVSMVHLLPPSEQKAFEPAGNSGGGGNGGGGGELSTSRNSRTPSPIDHHHHHHHESLQPQPPQSAPALLQQNGSD; this is encoded by the exons ATGTCGAGCGCCGCGGACAGTCCCGATGGGCTGGCTCTGCAGTCACATTATTCCTTACGGTGGAATAATCATCAGACCCACATACTCCAAGCTTTCGAGGCGTTGCTGCACGCCGAGATACTTGTCGACGTGACCCTGGTATGCGCCGATAACAGCTACAAGGCGCACAAGGTTGTCCTTAGTGCCTGCAG TCCATTTTTCGAGAGGATTTTTGCGGAGCACCCATGCAAGCATCCTGTGATCGTGTTGAAGGACTTTCCTGGAAACGAAGTTGAAGCGCTGATCGACTTTATGTACCGTGGCGAGGTGCGGGTCGGTCGCGACAATTTGCCCGGTCTGATGAGAGCTGCGGAGAGTCTGCAAGTGCGTGGATTGGCGTCGTCGGAGCCAAGACCGGCGTCCCCGCCGGAGACGCCGACCGCCGATCTTCTTCTGGGCGAGCCGTCGACGCCCGAAGGCGCCAGGCACAGCACTCCAGAGGAGGACGACAACGCGTCGGAGAGCACGGCGCCGGCATCCACGCGGGAACCAATGACGGCCACGACGCCCACGATCTATCATCCGGCGAGGGATCATCGAGACAGGTTACCGCACATGAGTCACTTGAACTTTGGGATGCGCGAGCTACGGGAGAGCTGCCCATCGCCGTTGTTACCTCGTCGAAAACAGGCCCGGCCGCGGAGAAGATCCAGTGATCTCGTACCGCAGGATCTCAGCCGACCGCATCCGCCGGCTAGCCTGAGCCCACCGACGAGTGGACTGAACCTGAGCGGCGGCAGTCAACTGCAGTCACAACACCACCAACACCATCAACAGTCGTCGATTTCGCAGAACCAGCAACACCAGCAGGAGGACATAGCGGAGAATCTCTCGATGAAAAGGACGTTGTCACCGAGTGGACTCGATCAACATCATATGAAGGCGGAGAGCAGCGAGACGACGAGTAGTCCGCGAGGATCGCCTTTAACCGGCACGAGTCTGTTACATCCCGACGGATCGCTCCAAGATATTCCGtctgcagcagcagcagcggcggcggcggcggctgcagCAGGCCTTCCAGGGATATCGGCGTTGTCGTTGACGCCGCCGCATCATCACAGCGAGTACCTGACGAGTCTGGGCCAGCTGGCGGCCCAATGGTTGCCAAATCATCCGCAGAGCCAACTGCCTCCACCGCATCCGGGTCATCATCCGCGGGAAGGTAGTCCGCACGGGTCGAGCAGGACACACCCTTATCAGCAGTcccagcaacaacagcagcagcaacaacagcaagaatcGCCGCTGACACCGCGACGTAGTTCTGTGGCATCGATGTTCCCTTTGGACGGTGTGGCGACCCTTGGCGGAGGACTGTTCCCTCACGCCGGTGCTCTCGACAGGGGATCCCTTTTAGCGGATATCCACGATAGCTTTAAACCGGAAACGCTGCACGGTCTGTTCGGCGCGGCGGGGCTAGGCGGTCATCATCCAGGAAAGAAGCCCAAGAAGCACAGGGGCGACGGCGACACGCCGCGCAGATGGGGTGACCACGGTAGTCGGGGTTTGCCGGTGGGAAGACCGAAAGGTCAGCACAGCGCGCCCAGAGGCGGACCCCCGAGGTCGTGGACGAACGCGGAGCTGACCGAGGCGCTTCAACACGTTTGGAATAAGAAGATGACGACGTCGCAAGCGAGCAGAATCTTTGGTATTCCGTACAACAGCCTTCTGATGTACGTACGAGGGAAATACGGGAAGAGTCTGAAGCTCGAGCAGCTCCGAAGGGATTGCACGGGCGCGACGGCGGGCGACGTCGTGATGAACTCGTTGAACAACAACGTCAAGACCGTCCAACCGCCCACGCAAATGGCCCACCCGCTCTCCGGTCTACCACCGCATCCAGGCGACGACAGCGGATTTCCTCATCATTCGTTGCTAGGTGGTAACCTGCCGCAGGGTTTCTTTCCCGACTTTGCGACCGCGGCGTTCCCCGTGCCAGTTAGTATGGTGCATTTGCTACCGCCGAGCGAACAGAAGGCCTTCGAACCAGCCGGGAACTCGGGCGGCGGTGGCaatggtggcggcggcggcgaactCTCTACTTCGCGGAATAGTCGAACACCGTCACCGATTGATCACCATCACCACCATCATCACGAATCACTGCAGCCGCAGCCGCCCCAATCGGCGCCCGCGCTACTTCAACAAAACGGTTCGGATTAG